The Epinephelus lanceolatus isolate andai-2023 chromosome 14, ASM4190304v1, whole genome shotgun sequence region ggtcTAAATAAGGCTACTATGAATGTAAGTTGTGGTCTTAAATTAACAAGTGTGCTTTACAAGAAATAATGTATAGATGgtcttttctccttttttttgtgtgtgacttttCGCCTCCATCGGCACCGAACAGTTTCAGACATTTTGTATTATATCAAATCCATAAGCTGAGTTAGATTTATCCCATCATATGTTGTGAGAGTACACCGTGCAAACATGTGAATATacacttgtttttttcccctcacgtTTTGCTTTGCACacttctgctgtttgtttcattCAAGAAAAGATTTAGGAACTTTTCATCTTTAAGTTGAGTTATTGTTTTTCTGGCTGGCCTAAAGCGAAATTAATAGCAACGAgaatttgtgggtttttttgctAGCCAAATGTATTGTTATTGTCCGACACCCTGTTGATGAAGTGGAATCAAACTGAatgtctcttctttttttttttaataaagaaaatcatTTTGCCAGGTATTTTGCAAATGCACTATGGAGGATATTTTTATGTATTCACATGATTGTTAACAGAGTGGAATGAAGGCTGTTGAAAGTGTCTGCACAATTTTTGGAATTTGCATTTGCAAGCTGGCATATGATTGCATTGAGTCTCAAATTTCTGTACCGGACCTGCACAGTGTTGACGTTACTTGTCTGCATCCACCATGACTTATAGTGACTCTACATGGAGGGAACATTGATGGGATATCTGAGTGATACATCTTTATCGTCAGTATGAAGCAGTCAGTTAGTTTGGGGGATTTTCCATTtaccttgttttctttttttctatttcaaaaCAATGTCAACAACTTCTTTTGTAAGCACACATTTTCACTTTCTATTTTCTGTACTGTAACATGCAATAAATTGATACATTAAAATTGCCCGTTTTGGTAGTTTTTTTGGtgtaaacaagcttttttttggGATGTAGCAGTTACAATTTAATTTATGCAACCTGTCATCACTTAAGCTTTTATATTCTTAGAATcgcagtttgtttgtttttctgttcaaTGTTGCCGTTTAAAGTTGAAGTCATTTTTGCACTTCCTTTTTTTCAGTACGTGGTTGTTAATTTCAAATGTGAGAGTGGCATTAGTCATGTctgtttctccttttctctATCCCCGTGTTTCCCTACCAGTCACTTGTCCAACTGGCAACCTGTCCTTCCTGTTTCCACTTTGTAAAAATGACATGGGATTTTCATTACAGTGTGGACAAGTTGAGGTGTGTTTATGGAGCATTAtgaaaagaaaggagagaaagagttGTCAGGGCTGCTGGTCAGGCaggaagctgtgtgtgtgtgtgtgtgtgtgtggtgtggttAGCTGAGCGGAACAGTAGACAGGAAGCTGTTTTGCCCTTTTTTGTACAGTATAAGTTCTGCGTAGTCGCTCAGACTGAATTGGAACCGGCTACTGAAGGACAAAACGAGAGTTAAAGAAGTCAGTGGTGCTTTAAGAGGGCCATTAAGGTAAAGCCAGAGGCTCTAGAGACAACTAGCCCAAGTCTGTCAGAAGAGAGGTGGTGTAGTTCCGGCCTCAGACTGGTCATGCTGCCAGTGTGAGATCTCTGGAGATTATATGAGCCCCGCGATGGCAGCTTTGGCAGGTTTTGAGTCTGGGACTGGACCAAGGACAGGTGAGAGGAGGCTATCCTGGCCAGTTTTCCTGCTGACACTGGTTGCtgtcacctcctcctctctttcagcTTTGTCCCTGTACCAACTGGTGGCTCTCAGAGCTGAGGTAGAGGGACTCAAATCAGAGGTGTATCGCAGGAGAGAAGAGGGACAAGAGGCTAAACATGCAGGACAGGTGAGGGACGACAAACTAGTCTTTAAGGACACCTTCATCTGCACAAGATTGCACGTATTGTTCTAAACACTTCATTTTGTCTGTTCAGACCGAGAACATGAGTAGGAGAAGCAGCCAAGAGCCTCTGCACCAACCTGGGACTCAAGATGCGTTCACCCTGACAAGGAATAGAAGGTTGGTCTCTGGATCAGAGACATTAGGTAAGACACGGTAGGCCGCACCTGAGTCTAGTCTGACAGTCTCTGTTGATGTATGAGATGCAGATTAGTTGCTAAAATTTTCCTAGAATGCAAGATTGGTGGCGTTTCACAACCCCGTGGTACTTTTGCAAAAAGATTATGACATTAAAAATGCCTCAGAGTGCTTCACAATCTGTACATACCATGTTATCTTAGACCTGTTAatcagaaaaggaaaaaaaactccCCCTAAATATTGTCTGTCTTAATGTGGACTAATAGCTGAATGTGAATGACGCATCACTTTTGGTGACaaccattttaaaaataacagaTGTGGAGAGATAATGCTTCCATCCATAGTGCTCACTATTAACTATATGGTGTATATCCCTGGGGTGTACAGGACAATAATATTCACAGTATACTGTACTGTTTCTTAGTGCTGACTATGTTAGTGGAATTATACCCAGAATGGAAAAGGGGAAGCAgaagacagacaaagagagacagctATGGAATAAGCAATTTCTCTTATGTTTTGTGACAGTTTCTCAGCCTTGCCTGCAGTTGTTGGCAAACAGTAGCAGGAAAACCTTCAGGAAAGGTACAGTACGTCCATCCTGGGCTATGATAGCTTAGTGATTTATGATTGTACTTTTCTTCAAATTGATGTAGTTTATATTTTACCATTTCATATTAGTTTTGGACATTGGAAGTTGACATTAAAGCTGTAGCTGGCAACTTTTTGTTATATCTGCTGACACGGTCACTTTATCCACACAGAAGTGTATGAGACCAATAATGTGTGACAAATTGTGTTCCTCTGTCATCATGTATTGCTTCTAATGGCATAACCGAACATGATATAGTGCAGtcgttcccaactggtgggtcgcaggtccatttcAATTGGACTTTAAGTGACTGGCAAATGTGTCatgtttgttaaaaacacacttaatttttaagtacagtgaattcaGGCACAAAGCTTGTATTTTAAAGTGTTGTTTCGTGTTATTAAGTGAGTGATTAACAGACAGTTAGTTAATAGAGCCAGCAgactagctcaatgacatggccaaacgcaagtatgacgctgaattcgttaaactgtgtggaccttgaactaatgactaaccCCTTGGctagaccagttgggaaccacagttataaggcccgtttccaccgcaggaacttcggggtaattttacggggccggggctgttggtgcgtgtctccaccgcaggaaccacccccgaaggacagagttccggaacttttacaggggctaaacatagcttccaccgccatgtaaacgAAGAGACACGCCAGAAACCCAGCAACCACCTCAGCTCCTTCCATGTTGATTATCGTCTTTCTTACGTCTGCTTTCTTCTCCTTACTTCTGCTTCgtacttctgcttcttcttctttgttgttgttcttctttctttgtttctttaccGTGTCGCCCTGTTTAAAATGGTCACGCAacaattacgtcacatccagagcccggtaactttacaggaaccttcctcctactccgctgcacagtggagacacggtggttgagagggccgtgcgagaggacgttcctgtaaaattcctgccccccaaatagtaccagggaCTTCTTCTGTGGAAACGGGACTATAGTGTATTGTTCAGCTGTAATGTGAAAAAGTATTGAGACAGTCGCCATGTTGGACACAGTCAAGCAAAACACCAAGAAACTCCCACAACCtggaccaactttctcattttacagctgagcagtgcactaaaatatgtttccgaAAACATCTGAAAGAAAAATAGGCAATGCTGTAACAGAATCTTGAATCATATTTGATCAgagctgcctagtttgacagtttggatGCGTTTCGCAAGCTTTGGCTGACATGTCttacagctgcgttagagactccttaGCTGTAATTGGTTTTCTTTGGTGCGCTGTGGTAGATTCTAACGACTTCCATTAGGcaataggaggaggaggaggaggaaggaaatgtcttttttttcacacactATCTGTCTCATATAatagtttgtgtgtatgtagtaACAGTTCCAGCAAATATTAAAAGAAATTATTTCTTATAAaatctgcagctgcagctttaatattactgtaaaatgtatataaacatatatgCAGAAACCACCATCAGCAACCTCTTTGATGTGTTTTCTGATATATTCTTATTTATTGAAACAGAATATAAGTCGGAGCCACACACAGGTATACCCTGGCAGGCTGGGCTGAGGAGAGGCTCTGCCCTGGAGGCAGACAGAGACTGCATGTTGGTCAGAGAGGAGGGCTTCTACTTTGTGTACGGCCAGGTAGGTGTACTTGTTGTCATTCCATAGTTTCTCCACAGGGAGGTGCTGCTTGCCTGTTTGCTAATCACCAGATTTAACAGGAGGGGAACATGTCTACATACATTGCAGGAAAAAAAGGGTCTGCTTGATCTAAGCATGTCCCTGGTTAAGAGACCTTGAAGAAAGGTCAGACCGAGAGGAAACAATGCAAATGATGCTCACATAATAAATGAAGTGGCATCCACCTGCCTGTTTATACATGTTAAAGTCTGTGCCTTGTGCCATATATTTAACCCAGTATATTTAACCCAGTATTTCTGATGTGCTCAGGTCTACTACATAGACAGCACCTTTGCAATGGGTCACGTGGTGATTCGGAGGAAGAGGAATGTGGTGGGAGACGAGCCTCAGTCTGTGATCTTGTTCCGCTGCATCCAGAATATGAACCCTGTTCACCCGTACAACACCTGCTTCACAGGAGGTGAGCCTGAGTTAGTGTTTATGTCAAGCTATGTTCACCCTATTTTACAACAGCTGTTATGGAAGATCAgtcagtgttttgttgttgagctctcaagcatgtgtgtgtgtgtgtgtgtgtgtgtgtgtgtgtgtgtgtgtgtgtgtgtctgggggtTGGCTGCACATGTGTGTCAGCAGTCTGGTATGGGCGATAGCTGTTTGTGGCAGGAAAAAAACGACCATGGCAAGTCagggtttaatgtgtgtgtttgcatcccTCAGGTATCGTGAAGCTGGAGGCCGGCGACCACTTGGAGCTGCTGATCCCCCGTTCCACAGCCAACGTGTCCCTGTATGGAGACGCCACCTTCCTGGGTGCTGTCAAACTGGCTTAAAGTATGTCGCCTCACTTTGGACCCTGCGGGATTCTGTTGTGTTGGGGAAGAGGTGCCATAATGGGAGGGGAGTGAGCAACAAGGCACAGTTCTGATGACCTCGCGTGACTTTGGGTGATGTGAATTATGTGATGTGAGGTGAGAAGAATACAGAAAGCAATGAATTCTGTGCTGGCTGAGAGACAGACTGTGTGACTCCTAGCATGTTGAGCCTGAGGGAACATGAAGGGGACTGTGAGCTGTAGCGCAAGCTTtactcttaaagggacagttcaccccaaaataaaaaatatgtatttttcctcttacttttAGAGCTGTTCATCAAtcaagattgttttgatgtgagttgctgagtgttgtaGAGATGTCCACCTTctttcaaatataatggaactagatggcactcggcttgtggtgctcaaagcaccaaaaatacatttgaaaagctcaacagcaatgtctctttccagaaatcatgacccagtcaCTCAAGAggatccacagaccttgttgtgagcactttaatgtaggaactattttcattCCACCAAACCACACCCACTAACTGcctcaccacgcagaaggaattGTGCAtcaactgctagctcacctagcgctgctgagctagctaacgttacagctcagctgaagaGGACACCATTAGCCtctagatgcacgcttcctatGTCCAACGAATGTCCAACACTTCATATGTCCAATGAATAGCACTGCagttaagaggaaaaacatgtatttttttttaattttgtgatgaaatgttcatttaaaaatgtattcaactTATAGCTACAGCTGTATTATATTAATTTCTACCACACATCAAGACAAGCTATAAAACCGccaagtatattttctttaaatcatCACAAACATTTGTTAAGGTCTGACTTATTAGACATGACTTTGTCTGACTTGTAAGAGATGTTTTACTTACACTGTAATGATCAATAAGTCTTTCATCCTGTAGCAGCAGCATCACTGAAATACTCCTTCTCACCTGCTTtattattttagatattttcaCATAAGCAAGAGTGGTTTGATTTATCACCTGAGTTCCATGATTTTATATAAGCTTACCTGTACCGTATATGTCTAACTGATTGAAAATGTAGATGCAATAAAGTGACAGTACAAGCTATGACATCATCTGGAATCTGGGTGGAGGTTGTTGTTCCTCTGTCGGCCACAAGAAGGAGAGACTTCAGTGTGGCAGATCATCCTGCCAGGCAGCAGAGACACACATGGAGCTGAGGTTGAGTGAGAACAGTGGAACTTAGGTAAAAGTGCCTATTTTTAGACTGAGGCAAAAACAGTGCAGGCAGAAAATGACTGCGCGTTAAAAGGAACTGCTGCTCAATGAAATTGAGGAGCCTGTGGTTAGTAAACAGAGAAATGTCTTCAATGGATGATTCTTCATGTTAAgccagagggagagggagagggagagggagaggtacACCTGGGGCACCATTACATGACTTTGCATAAATTTGGTGACATGGAAAATTATAAATACCAAGATATTCATTTCAAACTCCCTTCCCTAGTATACAATACATTCTACAGAAATACAAATTAATGACAGGCAAAATAGTTTGATTAAACAGTATCTCTGGCTGTTACCTGCTGTCACGGAACAACTAAAACTCTGCTGAAAAATCTAAGTGCCTTAATTTTGCAGAGGTGTGTTGGATGGTAGATGTCCCCCCAAGGCAAGAAGCCCACCCACATGTAATTCAGCTTATGCAGTGTCAGTGAAGCTGATTTCTATGTGTTGCCTACACACACTTGTACTGTACATCTtacttcttctctgctcctagCTTTTTATGCTcatagcaaaacaaaactgCCAACTAATAACCAACTAAtattcagataaaaaaaagataaatgaagAATAAATCATATCTAAAGGATAACATTtgtcaacctgggccctattttcccatgtattGTCATTTAACAGACTGAtgtgaacaacagtttttgaaattgctcCAGTACTGAGCAAGAGGGCAGCAACCGGCAGCTGAGCAAGGGGCTGCAGTGAGAGCATATGGGGCAACTGAACTGTATCACACTGTATCTccattaaaagtggttattttcgccacagacaggctcagattgttactaTAAGTGGCTGGagtgtctctttacctttcacttgatCCAGTCTGTTATTGTCCCATCAGGCGGAATTCTCGTTCTGAAATCTCACCATGTGTGACCTGTTGCAGGGAAACAACAATGGAAATGTGAGTGAGATTTGGAGAGAGTAGTAAGGGGAATAGTCTGTTGTGGAGtacagaaaacagaaatgtagtATGTAAAAGATTTTCCATGCACAGCCTGGTATCATTCTGAAGCCGcaacagacactgacaaaaaaagacatcctTTTACATTGGCATAATATGCAGCCAGGCGCCATCATTGTGTAACATTGTCTGACGGCGTCAAAGAAATTGCAGCTGGACAACAACATCAGTTAGCGGGGCTGGAAATGTCAAGTAGGCTGGTTgggagggttggtggatgggtccaacaatcactgactttcacccaggaggccagtgttagCCTCACGTATGAATGTAAAACgtaaatttgtggtgttgtaccgacgtagtgtgtttattttgaaggggCTGTGCGCaatctgtacatttcctgtgaaaatggaagtgtattttgaaaagacacaatgcatttaacaggctgaagttgacatggcctcccagaacatcaacaacagatacACCCAGGCTGTGTGGCATGTCATgtagatgtggaaagtccacaaccaagtggcgatatgtgacgaggtcagagtgagaatgtgttgcagtgTATGGATGATAATTTAAATGATTTCGACAATAAAAACGAGGCCTTGAATTTGATGGGCGTCTGCATTTATTTGAGCCGGAGTATATGGATAAAGAGCACCTAATAATTTAAGAGCAGAAGAGAAGAGGGGGGGACAACAGGTAgccacttataataacaatctgagcctgtctgcAACAATAATAACCACCTTTGATGTAGGTACAGTGACGGTGTTCAGTTGCCCCATATACTTACATTGTGGCCTGTTGTGCGGCTGTCAGCTGCTGCCtttcgctcaatactggaccgatttcaaaaactgttgcttACAGCAGTCTCTTAAAGACACACACGGGAAAATAGGAAGTTGAAAAATGCccaagttatcctttaagtatGGTTTAGTCTTAACTAATCTTTTTTTATCTGAATATTTGTTAGTCATTAGATAGCAGTTTCATTCTGCTAAGTTATCTTTTAAGTGTTAGACCTGTCTTTAAATGGAAAAAAGGTGGCGTAAACgaaaatatgtttaattttgttttgtttctagcCTAAACCCGAAACTGCATTAAAGTAATAAGTGATATTTTTCAGCCAAAtgttgtcattgttcatttttaagAGATGGGTattgaaatatttttgtgttgGGGTTTTCCCCTACCTGTCACTCTCTGTCCCGtctgtttctccctctctgtgtgactcacacacacacacacacacacacacacacacacacacacaggccctcTGTCCGTTGGGGCAAAGAGTTAGACAAAGCCCAGTGGGTGGTCACTTCTTCACTCGGCATTTTGCCCTTGGAGTCATGGCTCCATTCGACAAGAAGAGAGACCCaaaagagggggagggaggaagagggtcTAAAATAGAAGGCTGAGAAAGAAAGATTTCAAATGGAGTTAATGGATAGCAGTAGCCATTAGTTGGAAGAGCAAGAAGAGAGATGCTGTGAGGCTAAAACAGATAGAGAGAGCAGGCCAGGCCCGGGCTACTACAGCCATGGAAGTCAGAGAAGCTCTTTGATGATCTGGTAAACAGAGCAGGCGGCTGTACAAACAGCCAtcgagaaagaggaggagggagaggaggaggaggaggagggtatAAGAGGAGAGGGGAGCACAGACCTCTCCTATAAACGTGTCAAGCATGATGCTCCCCCTCCCTCTTGGCCAGAAATGTCTTTGTGTGGTGCCATGGCGACGGCTGGTGTGTTGGCGGAAGCTGATGTCATTGTGGGCTCGCCTCTCAAAAGAGAAACCAGCATCTGACCGGAGAATCAGGAAATGAGACCTGCTGTGTACACATGCTGGCACTGTGTATAgttcacacacgcacacacacacacacatgttgtgAGTGCACACAGTCGTATTattacacacagaaaaaagCGGACAGATATATATTACGGAGTGAAAAGGGAGAAGCAAAGTCGTAATATTTGCCATGATTAGATTTTGTATCCTAGCACACCAGTAACTTTGAACAGAATCTGTATTAGaatatttaacattattaaatcTATTTTTAGCTGGAGCTGACAAGAAATGAGTCTGAAATTATGAATGGTTTTCACACTAATTTAAAAAACCATCTGTCAAATGTgaagatggatttttttttgaagaATCAAACCAATCTCAAGAAACCAAGCAAGAAAAACAACCCTCAAAATGTTcctttctttttatgttttaataggCACAGTCTCCACTGCGAAAACTTTGTATCCACAGGAGGTACAGTAAGCGGGAAAACAACCCtgatatttagatttttttgtttgatatcagcAAATTTCTCAAGAGTATAGAATATTTTGCTCATTTGTAGATGAGAGGGGTAAAATTCAGTGGTATCGTCAGCCCCACTCCCTCAGAGTCCTCAATTCACCCATTTTTCAGGCTGCATCGTTTGTGTGAAACGAGGACCTTAGCGTCTCGGTGTCCCCATCTGTCCTTTTCATTTCCTCcgtcctccctctctgcctgtTTTGGAGCTTTAGGACAGGTCTGACTGATGACGGGGGCTAAAGGTGATCCCTGAATCCTGATTATAAAAACCCAGCGTGCTTTGCTTCTGCAGCAGACCACCACAAACACATACTGCGGCTTTTGTAGACATAGATTTGCACatgcgcatacacacacacacacacacacacacacacacatacacacacattcatatgcaTCCCCTAAAGACTTACACAACGTACAGCTTTCACATCGTCTCACTGTGCTTCAGTGTACTACATGGCTGCTCTGTGTACGTACTCCTTTAGTATTTGGGGATTACTTTGATCTGCTGCAGTCAGACCAAAGTAATCAGGCTGATCCAGAGCCCTTCAGCTGAACTGGCAGCAGCACTGCGTGGATTTCTCATTTAAGTGAGGATTTGGTTTATCAGCAAACTGGATTGTGCCATCCGTTCCTCTAAAGTCTAAGCACCATGTTCTGTGGCTGCCACGCTGTAGATTCTTAATCGATTCAGCCTGAGATGACACTAATTGGTTTTGATCTGAAAAATGGGACTGACCCCGCAGAATGAGAggtctatttgtttttaatggcgTTGACGTTACATCTAGTTTAGCTTCTTCTCCCCTGACTACATAGGATCTGTTGGAATATAAGCTGATCTATAATTCATACGGTTCTGCCTCTGCCTGGGATCAAACCGCGATGAAACAGCAGGCTTGCAATCTGCATGTGCGCAAGAAAAGTAGGAGCAGATTTGAAAGTTGTCTCCGTTGCTGTTGGAGCTCATCTTTGGTGAATCttgccttttttcccccctctgtctttttctcaaGGACATCAGCCTATTACAGAGGAGAGGGAACACATCAAATGGATCAGAGGAGGGAAGGATTTTGGTTTGCCACAACTCTGCCCCccttcctctctccatctcctgaCTCCCACACTCTGCTTTATGGCTCCAAGATGGAGCTTTGGCAGAGGCACACAGAGAGCCAGTAACATTCGTCtagctctgtttttgtgtcGTGCTTAAATGTCCCCACTCCCTCACACAGCACTGGGGGCTGCGGGACTGAGTGAGCAGTTTGTATACACTGTAAATATAATGTTCTCTCATACACTGCTTTCGCCAACTGCATCCTGATCTCTCCAGcagttcatttaaaaacattaaaaaacatacaGGGAGTACACAAACACTGCAAAGTgttaacacaacaacaaactaaTCACCTATGATGAAGCCTATACGAAGGAAGATGAACGTAATTTTAGGTATTTACTTGGGATGATAGCAATTGATTGACAATCGGTCGTTAAGGATAAGACTGAACAACAACGAATTGACCAAGCCGTTGCGGAGATAGAGCCTCCAAagcacagaagagaaaatcagtttcacatgtagtaggtgtgtattggtcagtttggagtgggaaatacatgaaaaaaatgaaacggacagttgtatgtgtatatcctaaacatcaggatttacaaaaacaaaaaatgaaagatatagttttgtacatgacaaaaatcacatgcaaacatgcttttttttttaggcaaacctcaaaatgtttcattcgTGCTGTGtaccatcttcatttactcttcacatataacacacagggccggaaatcccgggggggacaggggggacatgactcccccttcagtaaagctgtccccccctagaataatttgagacacaattaataatttttgaacaatgcagtagtatttattgaaagcacaatgtaagtg contains the following coding sequences:
- the tnfsf13b gene encoding tumor necrosis factor ligand superfamily member 13B isoform X1; its protein translation is MSPAMAALAGFESGTGPRTGERRLSWPVFLLTLVAVTSSSLSALSLYQLVALRAEVEGLKSEVYRRREEGQEAKHAGQTENMSRRSSQEPLHQPGTQDAFTLTRNRRLVSGSETLVSQPCLQLLANSSRKTFRKEYKSEPHTGIPWQAGLRRGSALEADRDCMLVREEGFYFVYGQVYYIDSTFAMGHVVIRRKRNVVGDEPQSVILFRCIQNMNPVHPYNTCFTGGIVKLEAGDHLELLIPRSTANVSLYGDATFLGAVKLA
- the tnfsf13b gene encoding tumor necrosis factor ligand superfamily member 13B isoform X2; translated protein: MSPAMAALAGFESGTGPRTGERRLSWPVFLLTLVAVTSSSLSALSLYQLVALRAEVEGLKSEVYRRREEGQEAKHAGQTENMSRRSSQEPLHQPGTQDAFTLTRNRRLVSGSETLEYKSEPHTGIPWQAGLRRGSALEADRDCMLVREEGFYFVYGQVYYIDSTFAMGHVVIRRKRNVVGDEPQSVILFRCIQNMNPVHPYNTCFTGGIVKLEAGDHLELLIPRSTANVSLYGDATFLGAVKLA